In one Magallana gigas chromosome 9, xbMagGiga1.1, whole genome shotgun sequence genomic region, the following are encoded:
- the LOC105331341 gene encoding recQ-mediated genome instability protein 1 produces MTQTSVSATNSWLKSRHILVPGDWLEACVEWIIEENQGIRLSQTQLNGLVFEQWLLADLREIGSKCLPDQIASTQKFQLNGVFALQVDSMVDVGKPYYGQLQKVQGSESRNVEVTAEPAPPWEPKPTRMMMLTMTDGEITVQGMEYKPISCLSGQMKPGCKVLVKGSVLCRRGILMLTADNVTVLGGEVDALVETNTPVNSLKQAMEQSLQFSGKDYHQEFSGDGIVTSKNKKLKTEFQSQKIKTEVPSQPQQNRPLAVPRPTNGPAPKQEAIKVEDEWEDDIIGLEGLMEDMDDFEMDSVPPPPPPPNFSAPQTSRQPKPVSHSSGPLPTKTASSAAQQSFVNSRSSLGVGPQSIKSSSISGKAKSSLENENRKTKGSVDLPSGFQSAKQKHSENAAGTLNNGAGQIAATSCQSKLKTKLGLEKKSLPKVDTNDKQFSDEEFLDDLDDFDLSAVDDGVEKQSLLCGSSNSGRAKEDTCIQNDVSKTQNPLLPVQKKKLFMSPKSSEGLVKKEMSESILINTSQEQPSSSVLQTHIRKPLEKKKPLESKGSGEPVVIAITSPLKSAATSAERSTKITELSPESEPFTYLAFVKKKMPVSQPIRFHTKAYVSTLTDKLRRIGGVRWQLPCKINDGSEVMDVNLSNQVLTKLIGFSVPETMEMRHLKPDSFLMKKLNKGIKDCQQSLINLLAVMELVVSPGAEKPEILSLRDVSDQDILLLQSRVSRALSQIDS; encoded by the exons ATGACTCAAACTTCGGTGTCTGCAACTAATTCCTGGCTAAAATCCCGACATATCCTTGTACCCGGAGACTGGCTTGAAGCTTGTGTTGAATGGATCATAGAGGAAAACCAG GGGATAAGGCTTTCTCAAACACAACTGAATGGACTTGTATTTGAGCAGTGGCTTCTCGCCGACTTGAGAGAAATTGGTTCAAAATGCCTGCCAGATCAAATTGCATCTACCCAAAAATTTCAGCTCAATGGGGTATTTGCCTTACAG GTGGACTCAATGGTAGATGTAGGAAAGCCATATTATGGTCAACTACAGAAAGTGCAGGGGTCAGAGAGCAGAAATGTGGAGGTCACTGCTGAGCCAGCTCCACCG TGGGAACCCAAGCCGACACGGATGATGATGTTGACGATGACGGACGGTGAAATAACGGTGCAGGGAATGGAGTACAAACCAATCTCCTGTCTGAGCGGCCAGATGAAACCAGGCTGTAAG GTCCTGGTGAAGGGAAGTGTTCTGTGTCGCCGCGGGATCCTGATGTTGACGGCGGACAATGTGACTGTGCTGGGCGGAGAAGTGGATGCCCTCGTGGAGACCAACACTCCCGTCAATTCATTGAAACAGGCAAT GGAACAAAGTCTTCAGTTTTCTGGAAAAGACTACCACCAGGAGTTCTCCGGTGACGGCATCGTGACCTCAAAAAATAAGAAACTGAAGACAGAGTTTCAGTCTCAGAAAATAAAGACAGAGGTGCCCTCCCAGCCCCAACAGAACAGACCACTGG CTGTACCAAGACCCACGAATGGACCAGCTCCCAAACAGGAGGCCATCAAAGTAGAAGATGAG TGGGAAGATGACATCATTGGATTGGAAGGATTGATGGAAGACATGGATGATTTTGAGATGGACTCAGTTCCCCCTCCTCCACCCCCTCCTAACTTCTCAGCCCCACAAACTTCCAGACAACCCAAACCTGTCTCTCATTCCTCCGGACCGCTGCCAACAAAAACTGCTTCTTCTGCGGCCCAGCAATCTTTTGTTAATTCAAGGTCCAGTTTGGGTGTGGGCCCACAGTCCATAAAGTCTTCCTCTATATCTG gaaaAGCAAAATCTTCCCTAGAAAATGAAAATCGGAAAACAAAAGGTTCTGTCGATCTTCCTAGTGGTTTTCAGAGTGCAAAGCAAAAACATTCAGAGAATGCAGCAGGCACGCTCAATAATGGTGCTGGGCAAATTGCAGCCACGTCTTGTCAAAGTAAACTAAAGACGAAACTAGGATTGGAGAAGAAATCTTTACCAAAAGTTGACacaaatgataaacaatttagTGATGAGGAGTTTTTAGATGACTTGGATGATTTCGATCTTTCTGCTGTTGATGATGGAGTTGAAAAACAGTCTCTATTGTGTGGGTCTTCAAATTCTGGAAGAGCAaaggaagatacatgtatacaaaatgaTGTCAGCAAAACTCAAAACCCTCTGTTGCCTGTCCAGAAAAAGAAACTGTTTATGAGTCCTAAAAGCTCAGAAGGGCTTGTGAAGAAGGAAATGAGTGAATCTATATTGATAAACACAAGTCAAGAACAACCCAGTAGCTCTGTGCTTCAGACACATATAAGAAAGCCGCTGGAGAAGAAGAAGCCTTTAGAGAGTAAAGGGAGTGGAGAACCTGTGGTGATAGCCATTACAAGTCCACTGAAATCTGCTGCCACTTCAGCTGAAAGGAGCACAAAAATCACAG AACTTTCGCCAGAGTCCGAGCCTTTTACTTACCTGGCCTTTGTGAAGAAAAAGATGCCCGTCAGTCAGCCAATCAGATTCCATACAAAA GCTTATGTGTCCACTCTCACTGACAAGCTTCGTAGGATCGGAGGCGTTAGGTGGCAGCTGCCTTGTAAGATCAACGACGGCTCAGAAGTCATGGATGTCAATCTCTCCAATCAG GTTCTTACCAAACTGATTGGATTCTCAGTTCCAGAAACAATG GAGATGAGACACCTAAAGCCAGACAGTTTCCTTATGAAGAAACTTAACAAG GGTATCAAGGACTGCCAACAGTCGCTCATCAACCTACTGGCCGTGATGGAGCTAGTTGTTTCCCCTGGGGCGGAGAAGCCGGAGATCCTCAGTCTAAGGGATGTCAGTGACCAGGACATCTTGTTGCTACAGTCCAGAGTGTCCAGGGCTCTCTCTCAAATTGACTCCTAA